The following coding sequences lie in one Arachis ipaensis cultivar K30076 chromosome B05, Araip1.1, whole genome shotgun sequence genomic window:
- the LOC107644269 gene encoding APO protein 3, mitochondrial isoform X1, which produces MLLKHVPTVGNLLEGIIHVPVARLKGINRHFGVLYSTLPTCNELPRKLKKSERKPPVRSFNELKREARLKRKERQNAREIILQPPENGLLVEHLVPVAREVYAARTELLSTVSRLIKYTAIYTCSLCGEVHVGHPPHKIRTCDVQGSLSSKEHAWVRGGIQHVLPLVESFHLYDRIGRAVSHKEMLEVDRIPAIVELCIQAGFDIPEYPTRRRTFPVYSIAGKMIDFEKRFPKDFSLGEDIDACGFRYNRKRMDKDTHPAELYSNDIKVIAVGGMKAWEKMCSGSSKLMETYAVQTCGYCPEVQVGPKGHRVRNCQAYKHQMRDGQHAWQEARISDLVPPVYVYHVQDQQNNKPLVNELRRYYIMLPAVVELFAQCGAPLEPKYAGAMRDVVIPEMDEEKWVV; this is translated from the exons ATGCTGTTGAAACATGTACCAACTGTTGGTAATCTCCTTGAGGGAATTATACATGTTCCTGTCGCCCGACTCAAAGGCATAAATAGGCATTTTGGTGTTTTGTACTCAACTTTGCCTACTTGCAATGAGCTGCCAAGAAAGCTCAAGAAATCTGAGAGAAAACCACCTGTGAGAAGTTTTAATGAGCTAAAGCGTGAAGCTAGACTGAAGAGAAAGGAAAGACAAAATGCACGTGAGATTATTTTACAACCTCCTGAAAATGGTTTGTTGGTTGAACATTTAGTTCCTGTTGCTCGTGAAGTTTATGCTGCAAGAACTGAACTATTATCTACTGTTTCAAGACTTATCAAGTACACTGCTATTTATACATGCAG CTTATGCGGAGAAGTTCATGTTGGCCATCCACCCCATAAAATTAGAACTTGTGACGTTCAAGGAAGCCTTTCAAGCAAAGAGCATGCTTGGGTCAGAGGAGGTATCCAACATGTTCTGCCACTTGTCGAGTCATTTCATTTGTATGACAGAATAGGGAGGGCTGTTTCACATAAGGAAATGCTTGAAGTTGACCGAATTCCAGCGATTGTTGAATTATGCATCCAGGCTGGCTTTGACATACCTGAGTACCCCACCAGGAGAAGGACTTTTCCTGTCTACTCCATTGCTGGCAAGATGATTGATTTTGAGAAACGGTTTCCAAAAGATTTTTCTCTTGGAGAAGATATAGACGCATGTGGGTTTCGGTATAACAGAAAGAGAATGGATAAAGACACACATCCTGCAGAGCTATATTCTAATGATATCAAAG TCATTGCTGTTGGAGGCATGAAAGCCTGGGAGAAAATGTGTAGTGGATCTTCAAAACTGATGGAAACATATGCTGTCCAAACTTGTGGATATTGTCCAGAAGTACAAGTTGGACCAAAAGGTCATCGAGTTCGAAATTGTCAAGCTTACAAACACCAAATGAGGGATGGGCAGCATGCATGGCAGGAAGCTAGAATTAGTGATTTGGTACCACCAGTATATGTCTATCATGTTCAAGATCAACAAAATAATAAGCCTTTGGTGAATGAGTTAAGGAGATACTACATTATGCTGCCTGCAGTGGTTGAATTATTTGCACAGTGTGGAGCACCATTGGAACCGAAATATGCAGGTGCGATGAGGGATGTTGTAATCCCAGAAATGGATGAGGAAAAGTGGGTGGTTTAA